Proteins from one Helicobacteraceae bacterium genomic window:
- the purM gene encoding phosphoribosylformylglycinamidine cyclo-ligase, protein MDYKQAGVDIEAGNAFVEAIKPVVKSTFTSGVLGSIGSFSGAFRLPEGYKKPVLLGATDGVGTKLRLAIDGGILGSVGVDLTAMCVNDLICNRGEPLFFLDYYATGKLDANEAKAVVEGIAKGCIEAECALIGGETAEMPGMYGAKDFDLAGFAVGIAEEDEITNPPRLQEGDTLIALPSSGLHSNGFSLARKLLFEKLNMKFDDPFDGATLIEVLLKPTEIYVKRFKAHKTRVKALAHITGGGIVENLPRSLSQGLCAVVESKSIRSQEIFKLMSGYVAKEEMFRTFNMGVGMIWIVDKNDAEAIAASVGGYIIGRLTSGDRSVKFVG, encoded by the coding sequence ATGGATTACAAACAGGCTGGAGTGGATATAGAGGCTGGAAACGCTTTTGTGGAGGCGATTAAACCGGTGGTGAAATCTACTTTTACAAGCGGCGTTTTAGGCTCGATCGGCTCGTTTTCGGGGGCTTTCAGACTGCCCGAAGGATATAAAAAGCCCGTGTTGCTCGGCGCAACGGACGGCGTGGGGACGAAACTAAGGCTGGCGATCGACGGCGGGATTTTGGGAAGCGTCGGCGTCGATCTAACGGCGATGTGCGTAAACGATCTGATATGCAATCGCGGCGAGCCGCTGTTTTTCTTGGACTACTACGCGACGGGCAAGCTCGACGCAAACGAAGCAAAAGCCGTCGTGGAGGGGATCGCCAAAGGGTGTATAGAAGCCGAATGCGCGCTTATCGGCGGCGAAACCGCCGAAATGCCCGGAATGTATGGCGCCAAAGATTTCGATCTGGCGGGATTTGCCGTCGGAATCGCCGAAGAAGACGAGATAACCAACCCGCCGCGCCTACAAGAGGGCGATACGCTGATCGCGCTACCAAGTAGCGGATTGCACAGCAACGGCTTTTCGCTGGCGCGAAAACTGCTATTTGAAAAACTTAACATGAAATTCGACGATCCTTTCGACGGCGCTACGCTGATCGAGGTTTTGCTAAAACCCACCGAAATATACGTTAAACGTTTCAAAGCGCACAAAACGCGCGTAAAAGCTCTGGCGCATATTACGGGCGGCGGCATCGTGGAAAATCTGCCGCGATCGCTAAGTCAAGGGCTTTGCGCCGTAGTGGAAAGCAAATCAATCAGATCGCAGGAGATTTTCAAGCTGATGAGCGGCTATGTCGCTAAAGAGGAGATGTTTAGAACCTTCAATATGGGCGTAGGCATGATATGGATTGTCGATAAAAACGACGCGGAGGCAATCGCCGCTTCCGTCGGCGGCTATATAATCGGGCGTTTAACGTCCGGCGATCGTTCGGTTAAGTTTGTCGGCTAA